One window of Rhodothermales bacterium genomic DNA carries:
- the recJ gene encoding single-stranded-DNA-specific exonuclease RecJ yields MNYRWTLRPAADEVAIAEIARQLNDLPEALARALVLRGVDSFDVARSFFRPSLDAVHDPFLMRDMDRAADRVAEAITQRERVMVYGDYDVDGTTSAAMMTLFLREHGVEATYFVPNRFEHGYGLCTAGLDEAVERGASLVIAIDCGITAHEEAKYAKDVLGLDLIICDHHTALDTVPDAVAVLDPKRPDCAYPFTGLSGCGVGYKLMQGTLQRLGLGPERAHPYLDLLAVSIAADIVPIVDENRLLMHAGLARLASAPRLGLRALAEVAGVDLGDCSTSRVVFTLGPRINAAGRMGDAGRAVDLLMADDPAVAKQLAADLDAVNRERQELDRHTLAEALIEADAQVAASDPFALVLHQPHWHSGVIGIVASRIVERFYRPTVMLTGDNGVARGSARSIDGVSIYDALRQCSDLLIGFGGHAAAAGVSLPLENLAAFREALSAAVGERVEPSDLEPEIALDAHLDLAHIADGVGGRFWQVLRQFGPFGPDNPKPVFWGRDLRLVGEPKAVGKDQTHLRLRVAQRSGHGVYSVIGFGLAERLPVLRESVRTGTPVELAFCVEENTWNGRTELQLKAKDVRPSTGA; encoded by the coding sequence ATGAACTACCGGTGGACCCTGCGCCCGGCGGCCGACGAAGTGGCCATCGCCGAGATCGCGCGCCAACTCAACGACCTCCCCGAAGCGCTCGCCCGCGCCCTCGTCCTCCGTGGCGTGGACTCGTTCGACGTGGCACGCAGCTTTTTCCGCCCCTCGCTCGACGCCGTCCACGACCCGTTCCTCATGCGGGACATGGACCGCGCCGCCGACCGCGTCGCCGAGGCGATCACCCAGCGGGAGCGCGTGATGGTCTACGGCGACTACGACGTGGACGGCACGACCTCGGCCGCGATGATGACGTTGTTCCTGCGCGAGCACGGCGTCGAGGCCACGTACTTCGTCCCGAACCGGTTCGAGCACGGCTACGGGCTGTGCACGGCGGGGCTCGACGAGGCCGTCGAGCGCGGCGCGAGCCTCGTCATCGCGATCGACTGCGGGATCACGGCGCACGAGGAAGCGAAGTACGCCAAAGACGTGCTCGGGCTCGACCTCATCATCTGCGACCACCACACCGCGCTCGACACCGTCCCCGACGCCGTCGCCGTGCTCGACCCGAAGCGGCCGGACTGCGCGTACCCCTTCACCGGGCTCTCGGGCTGCGGCGTCGGCTACAAGCTGATGCAGGGCACGCTCCAGCGGCTCGGCCTCGGGCCGGAGCGCGCGCATCCCTACCTCGACCTCCTCGCCGTCTCGATCGCCGCCGACATCGTCCCGATCGTCGACGAGAACCGGCTGCTGATGCACGCGGGGCTGGCTCGGCTCGCCTCGGCGCCTCGCCTCGGCCTCCGCGCGCTCGCCGAAGTCGCGGGCGTCGACCTCGGCGACTGCTCGACCTCGCGCGTCGTCTTCACGCTCGGCCCGCGCATCAACGCCGCCGGGCGGATGGGCGACGCCGGCCGCGCCGTGGACCTCCTGATGGCCGACGATCCGGCCGTAGCCAAGCAGCTCGCCGCCGACCTCGACGCCGTCAACCGCGAGCGGCAGGAGCTCGACCGCCACACGCTCGCCGAAGCGCTCATCGAGGCCGATGCGCAGGTCGCCGCGAGCGATCCGTTCGCGCTCGTGCTCCACCAGCCGCACTGGCACAGTGGCGTCATCGGCATCGTCGCCAGCCGCATCGTCGAGCGGTTCTACCGGCCGACGGTGATGCTCACGGGGGACAACGGCGTCGCGCGCGGCAGCGCCCGCTCGATCGACGGCGTCTCGATCTACGACGCCCTCCGGCAGTGCAGCGACCTGCTCATCGGCTTCGGCGGCCACGCGGCAGCTGCGGGCGTCTCGCTCCCACTCGAGAACCTCGCCGCCTTCCGCGAAGCCCTCAGCGCCGCCGTCGGCGAGCGCGTCGAGCCGTCCGACCTCGAACCCGAGATCGCGCTCGACGCCCACCTCGACCTCGCCCACATCGCCGACGGCGTCGGCGGGCGGTTCTGGCAAGTCCTCCGTCAGTTCGGCCCGTTCGGCCCGGACAACCCGAAGCCGGTGTTCTGGGGCCGCGACCTCCGCCTCGTCGGCGAGCCAAAGGCGGTGGGGAAGGACCAGACCCACCTTCGCCTGCGCGTCGCTCAGCGGAGCGGCCACGGCGTCTACTCTGTGATCGGGTTCGGCCTCGCCGAGCGGCTCCCGGTGCTCCGCGAAAGTGTTCGCACCGGCACGCCCGTCGAGCTCGCGTTCTGCGTCGAGGAGAACACGTGGAACGGGCGGACGGAGCTCCAGCTCAAAGCGAAGGACGTGCGCCCGAGCACCGGCGCGTGA
- a CDS encoding ferritin-like domain-containing protein — MTTDLFSNLDDALGNVPTSRRDALRTAGRYSAGAALVALPFFGMAKKVMASNYGFDPATDVDILNYALTLEYLESAFYRLGLDAGVIESADRPLFERISADEDAHVAFLASAITAAGGEPVSFDDDAFDFTGGDGSGSGPFDPFGDYATFLTLSQAFEDTGVRAYKGQAANITTPAYLTAALQIHSVEARHAAAVRRIRGNQGWIPNAQPGAIAAIQPVYAGEDNVTQGGVNLVNALSGYTVEEITEAFDETLSMDDVLAIAGPFIDG, encoded by the coding sequence ATGACGACCGATCTCTTTAGCAACCTCGACGACGCCCTCGGCAACGTGCCGACCTCCCGCCGCGACGCCCTCCGCACCGCCGGCCGGTACAGCGCAGGCGCGGCCCTCGTCGCCCTCCCGTTCTTCGGCATGGCGAAGAAAGTGATGGCCTCGAACTACGGGTTCGACCCCGCCACCGACGTCGACATCCTCAACTACGCCCTCACGCTCGAATACCTCGAGAGCGCCTTCTACCGCCTCGGGCTCGACGCCGGCGTGATCGAGTCCGCCGACCGCCCGCTCTTCGAGCGGATCAGCGCCGACGAGGACGCGCACGTCGCGTTCCTCGCCAGCGCCATCACCGCGGCCGGCGGCGAGCCCGTCTCGTTCGATGACGACGCCTTCGACTTCACCGGCGGCGACGGCTCCGGCAGCGGCCCGTTCGATCCGTTCGGCGACTACGCCACGTTCCTCACGCTCTCGCAGGCGTTCGAAGACACCGGCGTCCGGGCCTACAAGGGCCAGGCCGCGAACATCACGACGCCGGCCTACCTCACCGCCGCGCTCCAGATCCACTCCGTCGAGGCGCGCCACGCGGCCGCCGTCCGCCGGATCCGCGGCAATCAGGGATGGATTCCCAACGCCCAGCCCGGCGCGATCGCGGCGATCCAGCCGGTGTACGCCGGGGAAGACAACGTCACGCAGGGCGGGGTCAACCTCGTCAACGCCCTCTCCGGCTACACGGTGGAAGAGATCACGGAGGCGTTCGACGAGACGCTCTCGATGGACGACGTGCTCGCGATTGCCGGCCCGTTCATCGACGGCTGA
- a CDS encoding cyclic nucleotide-binding domain-containing protein translates to MSDSLPPWLRDVIAEHGDAFTPVTLVAGAHLFDRGDAPDALYVVEVGAVYVYTGEPETTDAVARLGEGALVGEMGLLVGQPRMATVVAAEPTRLLRLPREAFERLRRTLPSLGRAVAEQAVPRWQRVLLAKAVENVFGDDVDLVTQHGLQARVAWHTLSSNEAICRQGDEGDSVYLIVSGRVVFEVERADGTVFVVGEAGAGEAVGEFSLLTGAPRSASVIAARETTYVEIDRALFSELVAAHPGVLYALTRQMAERQQRLNAHGLASLAPSTLTITLAPVSPALSIRPLAEVLVAELGRLGSVRLISAERADEALGAGTAGTSEHASLHAVLMQWLNEQEAEADILVFIADAEWTPWTRRCVSRADRVVFVAESGDDAALGETERRLADSEARCDRDLVLWHPPETEHPSGTARWLDLRPGYRHFHVRREDAAHTSRLARHLAGVAVGLVLAGGGARGWAHLGVFRALEELAIPVDYIGGSSFGALLGASRASEAPSDVLTKASEKYARNDVLFDRTFPIVAMNASHHLTAFCQNLYGEQRIEDLWLPFFAMAVNLTRGETVVLRRGLLWRAIRTSISVPGVFAPVVEDGMLMVDGGVLNNFPVDVMKAESGSDRIIGAAIRTVSGKAYTYDMETGVSGWRALWQRLNPFARSPRLPVLSRVLTQTLFVGSAPLSEQNTRLADLVIPLDIRGSMLNFEPFRRIAEDGYEQSIDLLRAWVAEQPDLRDEASSEAAGRTRTAESAAQVPVVV, encoded by the coding sequence ATGTCCGATTCTCTTCCCCCCTGGCTCCGCGACGTCATTGCCGAGCACGGGGATGCCTTTACGCCGGTCACGCTCGTAGCCGGCGCGCACCTCTTCGACCGAGGCGATGCGCCGGATGCTCTCTACGTCGTGGAGGTGGGCGCGGTCTATGTCTACACCGGGGAGCCGGAAACGACGGACGCCGTGGCCCGGCTCGGGGAGGGCGCGCTCGTCGGGGAGATGGGCTTGCTGGTGGGGCAGCCGAGGATGGCGACCGTCGTGGCGGCGGAGCCGACGCGGCTGCTCCGGCTCCCGCGCGAGGCGTTCGAGCGGCTGCGGCGCACGCTCCCCTCGCTCGGACGCGCCGTGGCCGAGCAGGCGGTCCCCCGTTGGCAGCGCGTGCTTCTCGCGAAAGCCGTCGAGAACGTGTTCGGAGACGACGTGGACCTGGTCACGCAGCACGGCCTGCAGGCGCGTGTGGCATGGCACACCCTCTCGAGCAACGAAGCGATCTGCCGGCAGGGGGACGAAGGGGACTCGGTGTACCTGATCGTCAGCGGGCGCGTGGTCTTCGAGGTGGAGCGCGCCGATGGGACGGTCTTCGTCGTCGGCGAGGCGGGCGCGGGCGAGGCGGTGGGCGAGTTCTCCCTGCTGACGGGGGCGCCGCGCTCGGCATCGGTCATCGCCGCGCGGGAGACCACGTATGTGGAGATCGACCGCGCCCTCTTCTCCGAACTCGTCGCGGCTCATCCGGGCGTGCTTTACGCGCTCACCCGGCAGATGGCCGAGCGGCAGCAGCGGCTGAACGCGCACGGCCTCGCGTCCCTGGCGCCGTCCACGCTCACGATCACGCTCGCGCCGGTCAGTCCCGCGCTGTCCATCCGGCCGCTCGCCGAAGTCCTCGTGGCGGAGCTCGGCCGGCTGGGCTCGGTGCGGCTGATCAGCGCGGAGCGCGCCGACGAGGCGCTCGGCGCGGGAACGGCGGGGACGAGCGAACACGCCTCGCTCCACGCGGTCCTGATGCAGTGGCTCAACGAGCAGGAGGCCGAGGCCGACATCCTCGTGTTTATCGCCGATGCCGAGTGGACGCCGTGGACGCGCCGGTGCGTCAGCCGGGCCGACCGCGTGGTCTTCGTCGCCGAGTCTGGTGATGACGCCGCGCTCGGAGAAACGGAGCGCCGGCTCGCCGATTCCGAGGCGCGCTGCGACCGCGACCTCGTGCTCTGGCACCCGCCGGAGACCGAGCACCCCTCGGGCACGGCGCGCTGGCTGGACCTCCGCCCGGGCTACCGTCACTTCCACGTCCGGCGCGAGGACGCGGCCCACACGTCGCGGCTCGCCCGTCACCTCGCCGGCGTCGCCGTCGGGCTCGTGCTCGCCGGGGGTGGCGCGCGCGGCTGGGCCCACCTCGGCGTCTTCCGCGCGCTGGAGGAGCTGGCGATCCCGGTGGACTACATCGGCGGCTCCAGCTTTGGCGCGCTGCTCGGCGCCAGCCGCGCGTCGGAAGCCCCGTCCGACGTCCTCACGAAGGCGAGCGAGAAGTATGCGCGCAACGATGTCCTGTTCGACCGGACGTTTCCCATCGTCGCGATGAACGCCTCGCACCACCTGACCGCCTTCTGCCAGAACCTCTACGGGGAGCAGCGGATCGAGGACCTCTGGCTCCCGTTCTTCGCTATGGCGGTCAACCTCACGCGGGGCGAAACCGTCGTGCTCCGCCGGGGGCTGCTCTGGCGGGCGATTCGGACTTCCATCTCCGTTCCGGGCGTGTTCGCGCCCGTGGTGGAGGACGGGATGCTGATGGTGGACGGCGGTGTGCTCAACAACTTCCCCGTGGACGTGATGAAGGCCGAGAGCGGCAGCGACCGCATCATCGGCGCGGCGATCAGGACGGTGAGCGGGAAGGCCTACACCTACGACATGGAGACCGGGGTGTCCGGGTGGCGGGCGCTGTGGCAGCGGCTCAACCCGTTCGCCCGCTCGCCGCGGCTCCCCGTCCTCAGCCGCGTCCTGACGCAGACGCTGTTCGTGGGCAGCGCGCCGCTGAGCGAGCAGAACACCCGACTCGCCGACCTGGTGATCCCGCTCGACATCCGCGGGAGCATGCTTAATTTCGAGCCCTTCCGCCGAATTGCGGAGGACGGCTACGAGCAGTCCATCGACCTCCTCCGCGCCTGGGTCGCCGAGCAACCCGACCTCCGCGACGAAGCAAGCTCGGAGGCGGCGGGCAGGACGCGCACCGCCGAGTCGGCTGCGCAGGTGCCCGTCGTCGTGTGA
- a CDS encoding M2 family metallopeptidase, translated as MPDLRKPFALLFGVALLLAPPAAAQSGPMAEPTVGDAVAFADSAEAVLYDLGVKAGRAAWVQANFITHDTEIIAAEANENYVAARVALAGEAARFNGLDLPYDVARKLNMLRTSMTMPAPSDPAKTRELTQIAARMESTYGSGEYCPADGECQNLGDFEEVIDNSRDPEALEEAWAGWRTISPAMRADYERFVELMNEGARELGYADVGALWRSNYDMPPDAFAAELDRLWDQVRPLYEDLHCYVRAELNAQYGDDVVPLDEPIPAHLLGNMWAQEWGNVYDLVAPGDADPGYDLTALLQQDGYDALKMVRTGEQFFSSLGLDPLPDTFWERSLFTKPADRDVVCHASAWDVDEVDDLRIKMCIEVNAEDFNTVHHELGHNYYQRAYNQLPYLYRNSANDGFHEALGDAVALSITPAYLVDIGLLDAEPSADKDLGLLLRDALDKIAFLPFGLLVDQYRWKVFSGEIGPDAYNAAWWDLREQYQGIQAPVARTEADFDPGAKYHVPANVPYTRYFLARILQFQFHRSLCEAAGYEGPLNRCSIFGNEAAGDRLDAMMQMGAGRPWPEALEALTGSPEMDATAILDYFAPLQTWLDEQNEGRTCGW; from the coding sequence ATGCCCGATCTCAGGAAACCGTTCGCGCTCCTCTTCGGCGTGGCGCTGCTGCTCGCGCCGCCCGCCGCCGCGCAGTCCGGCCCGATGGCCGAGCCCACGGTCGGCGACGCCGTAGCCTTCGCCGACTCGGCCGAGGCCGTGCTCTACGACCTCGGCGTGAAGGCGGGCCGCGCGGCGTGGGTCCAGGCCAACTTCATCACGCACGACACCGAGATCATCGCCGCCGAGGCGAACGAGAACTATGTCGCTGCCCGCGTGGCGCTCGCTGGCGAGGCCGCCCGCTTCAACGGCCTCGACCTCCCGTACGACGTCGCGCGCAAGCTGAACATGCTCCGCACGAGCATGACGATGCCCGCGCCGAGTGACCCGGCCAAGACTAGGGAACTGACGCAGATCGCCGCGCGGATGGAGAGCACGTACGGGAGCGGCGAGTACTGCCCCGCCGACGGCGAATGCCAGAACCTCGGCGACTTCGAGGAAGTCATCGACAACTCCCGCGACCCCGAGGCGCTCGAAGAGGCGTGGGCCGGGTGGCGCACGATCTCTCCGGCGATGCGCGCCGACTACGAGCGCTTCGTCGAGCTGATGAACGAGGGCGCGCGCGAGCTCGGCTACGCCGACGTCGGTGCGCTGTGGCGTTCGAACTACGACATGCCGCCCGACGCCTTCGCCGCCGAGCTCGACCGGCTGTGGGACCAGGTCCGCCCGCTCTACGAGGACCTCCACTGCTACGTCCGCGCCGAGCTCAACGCGCAGTACGGGGACGACGTCGTGCCGCTCGATGAGCCGATCCCGGCGCACCTCCTCGGCAACATGTGGGCGCAGGAGTGGGGGAACGTCTACGACCTCGTCGCCCCCGGCGACGCCGATCCGGGCTACGACCTCACGGCGCTCCTCCAGCAAGACGGCTACGACGCCCTCAAGATGGTCCGCACCGGCGAGCAGTTCTTCTCCTCGCTCGGGCTCGACCCCCTCCCGGACACGTTCTGGGAGCGCTCGCTCTTCACCAAGCCCGCCGACCGCGACGTGGTCTGCCACGCGAGCGCGTGGGACGTGGACGAGGTCGACGACCTCCGCATCAAGATGTGCATCGAGGTCAACGCCGAGGACTTCAACACGGTCCACCACGAGCTCGGCCACAACTACTACCAGCGGGCCTACAACCAACTCCCCTACCTCTACCGCAACAGCGCGAACGACGGGTTCCACGAAGCCCTCGGCGACGCCGTCGCGCTCTCGATCACGCCCGCCTACCTCGTCGACATCGGGCTCCTCGACGCCGAGCCGAGCGCCGACAAGGACCTCGGGCTCCTCCTCCGCGACGCCCTCGACAAGATCGCGTTCCTCCCGTTCGGCCTCTTGGTGGACCAGTACCGGTGGAAGGTGTTCTCCGGCGAGATCGGCCCGGATGCGTACAACGCCGCGTGGTGGGACCTCCGCGAGCAGTACCAGGGCATCCAGGCTCCGGTGGCGCGCACCGAGGCCGACTTCGACCCCGGCGCGAAGTACCACGTCCCGGCGAACGTCCCGTACACGCGCTACTTCCTCGCGCGCATCCTCCAGTTCCAGTTCCACCGCTCGCTCTGCGAGGCCGCCGGCTACGAAGGCCCGCTCAACCGCTGCTCGATCTTCGGCAATGAGGCCGCCGGCGACCGGCTCGACGCGATGATGCAGATGGGCGCGGGCCGGCCGTGGCCCGAGGCGCTCGAAGCCCTCACCGGCAGCCCGGAGATGGACGCCACCGCGATCCTCGACTACTTCGCCCCGCTCCAGACCTGGCTCGACGAGCAGAACGAGGGCCGGACCTGCGGCTGGTAG
- the glp gene encoding gephyrin-like molybdotransferase Glp has protein sequence MRELLSVAEARRTVLAAVTWVQPVEHVPLADALGRTLAEPVVSRDAIPPFDNSAMDGFAVRTADFDGGTATLRVIGEAAAGRMPDVVVEPGTCVRIMTGAPIPAGADAVAPVEWTEPDGDRVLIGRAPTAGQYVRPAGQDVQPGDTMAKTGTVVTPPVVGMAATLGFAELAVRVPPRVAVVATGDELVPAGAALRAGHVRDANGPALAAQVVAAGGTVVGPLHARDDADDARRVLGVALDADVVVVSGGVSMGEYDVVRDVLDALGVTWAFWRVRQRPGKPLAFGTRPRGRGGDTLVFGLPGNPVSSAVCFEQYVRPALAALLGRSATVRTVPAVLAEDVAKQAGLHHFVRGLAEHDADGRLRVRPTGAQASNLYSSVLRADVLIHLPEAIEDPAVGTPVEVEWLRW, from the coding sequence ATGCGCGAGCTCCTCTCCGTCGCCGAAGCCCGCCGGACCGTGCTCGCAGCGGTGACGTGGGTGCAGCCGGTCGAGCACGTCCCGCTCGCCGACGCCCTCGGGCGGACGCTCGCTGAACCCGTCGTGAGCCGCGACGCGATCCCGCCGTTCGACAACTCAGCGATGGACGGGTTTGCGGTTCGGACAGCCGACTTCGACGGTGGGACGGCAACGCTGCGCGTCATCGGCGAAGCCGCGGCCGGGCGGATGCCGGACGTCGTCGTCGAGCCGGGCACGTGCGTACGGATTATGACCGGCGCGCCGATCCCCGCCGGGGCCGACGCCGTCGCGCCCGTCGAGTGGACCGAGCCGGACGGCGACCGCGTCCTCATCGGCCGCGCGCCGACGGCGGGGCAGTACGTCCGCCCCGCCGGGCAGGACGTGCAGCCGGGCGACACGATGGCCAAGACCGGCACCGTCGTCACGCCGCCCGTCGTCGGGATGGCGGCGACGCTCGGGTTCGCGGAGCTAGCCGTGCGCGTCCCGCCGCGCGTCGCCGTCGTGGCGACGGGAGATGAGCTCGTGCCGGCAGGAGCGGCGCTGCGGGCCGGCCACGTCCGCGACGCGAACGGGCCGGCGCTCGCCGCGCAGGTCGTCGCGGCGGGCGGCACCGTCGTCGGCCCGCTCCACGCCCGCGACGACGCGGACGACGCCCGCCGCGTGCTCGGCGTAGCGCTCGACGCCGATGTCGTCGTCGTCTCCGGCGGCGTTTCGATGGGGGAGTATGACGTGGTCCGCGACGTGCTCGACGCGCTCGGCGTGACGTGGGCCTTCTGGCGGGTCCGGCAGCGGCCGGGCAAACCGCTCGCATTCGGGACGCGCCCTCGTGGACGGGGCGGCGATACGCTCGTCTTCGGGTTACCGGGCAACCCCGTCTCGTCGGCCGTGTGCTTCGAGCAGTACGTCCGCCCGGCCCTCGCCGCGCTCCTCGGCCGGTCTGCGACGGTGCGCACGGTGCCTGCCGTGCTGGCCGAGGACGTGGCGAAGCAGGCGGGGCTGCACCACTTCGTCCGTGGCCTCGCCGAGCACGACGCCGACGGGCGGCTGCGCGTGCGGCCCACCGGCGCGCAGGCCTCGAACCTCTACTCCTCCGTCCTCCGCGCCGACGTGCTGATCCACTTGCCCGAAGCAATCGAGGACCCGGCGGTCGGGACGCCGGTCGAGGTCGAGTGGCTGCGGTGGTGA
- a CDS encoding ATP-binding protein, giving the protein MSLQDRLRAARHALFVGREEERAVFEHALGSDSLPFHVLYLHGPGGVGKTSLLREFEHLARQSGIPAAYLDARDLDAAPDALRQALSGAGLPAARAVLLLDTYEALHPLDDWLRDELLPTVSEEWIVVLAGRYAPSAGWRGDLGWQEITRVLPLRNLTPDEGRALLEEQGVPTAEHDAVLRFTHGHPLALSLVADHCRRKPGLPFQVDESPDVVGTLLTRFMQEIDDEAEHAALEAAATVRVVTEGLLADLLERDDTHAAFEWLRGLSFVEASENGLILHDLARETLGADLRWRRPERFAALNHRARAAYTRRLLHTGSEREQVATLADYTFLHRHNPIVQPLFAQLRGQWQKARPQTSGQPRDDEWDALRALVSGHEGEAAAEIAAHWFRLQPERVQVFRDEDGHATGFLFCLALDATTAEERAADPCAEAAWAHLEAHAPLRPGERATVFRFWMDREDYQDVSAVQSLIFVATVRHYLGTEGLAYTFLPCADPDFWAMIFTFVGLQRLPDAGFEVGGRAFGVYGHDWRAVPPGVWLEGLAERGLPSSPGAEPERPDRLVVLSEPDFGEAVRDALRDYARPHDLADSPLLRSRLVLEKAAGGDRVEALRALLNEAAEELNATPREAPYYLALDATYLDPARTQAEAAEQLDMPFSSFRRYLKRGIEHVVAALWQRELAA; this is encoded by the coding sequence ATGTCCTTGCAAGACCGTCTTCGTGCGGCCCGGCACGCCCTCTTCGTCGGTCGCGAAGAGGAACGCGCCGTCTTCGAACACGCGCTCGGCTCGGACTCCCTGCCGTTCCACGTGCTCTACCTCCACGGACCCGGCGGGGTGGGGAAGACGTCGCTCCTCCGCGAGTTCGAGCACCTCGCGCGGCAGTCCGGAATCCCGGCCGCGTACCTCGACGCGCGGGACCTCGACGCCGCGCCCGACGCGCTGCGGCAGGCTCTTTCGGGCGCCGGGCTCCCCGCCGCGCGCGCCGTCCTCCTCCTCGACACGTACGAGGCGCTCCACCCCCTCGACGACTGGCTGCGCGACGAGCTGCTGCCGACCGTGTCCGAGGAGTGGATCGTCGTGCTCGCGGGCCGCTACGCGCCGAGCGCGGGGTGGCGCGGCGACCTCGGCTGGCAGGAGATCACGCGCGTCCTCCCCCTCCGCAACCTCACGCCCGACGAGGGCCGCGCGCTCCTCGAAGAGCAGGGCGTCCCGACGGCCGAGCACGACGCCGTCCTCCGGTTCACGCACGGCCACCCCCTCGCCCTCTCCCTCGTCGCCGACCACTGCCGGCGGAAGCCGGGCCTGCCGTTTCAGGTGGACGAATCGCCCGACGTCGTCGGCACGCTCCTCACACGGTTCATGCAGGAGATCGACGACGAGGCCGAGCACGCGGCGCTCGAAGCGGCGGCGACCGTCCGCGTCGTCACCGAGGGGTTACTAGCCGACCTGCTGGAGCGCGACGACACTCACGCCGCGTTCGAGTGGCTCCGTGGCCTCTCGTTCGTCGAGGCCAGCGAGAACGGGCTCATCCTCCACGACCTCGCCCGCGAGACGCTCGGCGCTGACCTTCGCTGGCGCCGCCCCGAACGCTTCGCCGCGCTCAACCACCGCGCCCGCGCCGCCTACACCCGCCGCCTCCTCCACACCGGCTCCGAGCGCGAGCAGGTCGCCACGCTTGCCGACTACACCTTTCTCCACCGCCACAATCCGATTGTGCAGCCGCTCTTCGCTCAACTCCGCGGGCAGTGGCAGAAGGCGCGGCCTCAGACCTCCGGCCAGCCGCGCGACGACGAGTGGGACGCGCTGCGAGCCCTCGTGAGCGGCCACGAGGGCGAGGCGGCAGCGGAGATCGCCGCGCACTGGTTCCGGCTTCAGCCCGAGCGCGTGCAGGTGTTCCGCGACGAGGACGGCCACGCGACCGGCTTCCTCTTCTGCCTCGCCCTCGACGCGACGACGGCCGAGGAGCGCGCGGCCGACCCCTGCGCCGAAGCCGCCTGGGCTCACCTCGAAGCCCACGCCCCGCTCCGGCCGGGCGAGCGGGCGACGGTCTTCCGGTTCTGGATGGACCGCGAGGACTATCAGGACGTGTCGGCCGTGCAGAGCCTCATCTTCGTCGCCACCGTCCGCCATTACCTCGGCACCGAGGGGCTCGCGTACACGTTCCTCCCGTGCGCCGACCCCGATTTCTGGGCGATGATCTTCACCTTCGTCGGCCTGCAGCGGCTGCCCGACGCGGGTTTCGAGGTCGGCGGCCGAGCGTTCGGGGTGTACGGGCACGACTGGCGCGCCGTCCCGCCCGGCGTGTGGCTCGAAGGCCTCGCCGAGCGCGGGCTGCCCTCCTCGCCGGGTGCCGAGCCGGAGCGGCCGGACCGCCTCGTCGTCCTCAGCGAGCCCGACTTCGGCGAGGCCGTCCGCGACGCGCTCCGCGACTACGCCCGCCCCCACGACCTCGCCGACAGCCCGCTCCTGCGCTCCCGCCTCGTCCTCGAAAAAGCGGCCGGCGGCGACCGGGTGGAGGCGCTGCGCGCCCTGCTCAACGAGGCCGCCGAGGAGCTCAACGCGACGCCGCGCGAGGCCCCGTACTACCTCGCCCTCGACGCGACCTACCTCGACCCGGCGCGCACGCAGGCCGAGGCCGCCGAGCAGCTCGACATGCCGTTCAGCAGCTTCCGCCGCTACCTCAAGCGTGGGATCGAGCACGTCGTCGCCGCCCTGTGGCAGCGGGAACTCGCCGCCTGA
- a CDS encoding ferritin-like domain-containing protein: MSDLASPFASPADPRASRRSFLKLAGLGGAVLVAAGCDSDDPDDMQDGVVTLDFSNDFGVLNYAYALEQLEAAFYATVVMNAAFSSTFDADEQAILRDLAAHEGIHRDFLKAAIAMNGGTPIPNLTPNFTSIDFASRSSVLGTAQVFEDLGVAAYNGAGQYLSDGTFLTIAGKIVSVEARHASVISSLLSANSIAGSGVIDANGLDRALAPSAVLTAASDFIIDDIRAINA, translated from the coding sequence ATGTCTGATCTAGCCTCTCCCTTCGCGTCGCCGGCCGATCCCCGAGCCAGCCGCCGCTCCTTCCTCAAGCTCGCCGGCCTCGGCGGCGCCGTCCTCGTCGCCGCGGGCTGCGATTCCGACGACCCCGACGATATGCAAGACGGGGTCGTCACGCTCGACTTCTCGAACGACTTCGGCGTGCTCAACTACGCCTACGCGCTCGAACAGCTCGAAGCGGCCTTCTACGCGACCGTCGTGATGAATGCGGCGTTCTCGTCCACGTTCGACGCCGACGAGCAGGCCATCCTCCGCGACCTCGCCGCGCACGAAGGCATCCACCGCGACTTCCTCAAGGCGGCCATCGCGATGAACGGCGGGACGCCGATCCCGAACCTCACGCCCAACTTCACCAGCATCGACTTCGCCAGCCGGTCCAGCGTGCTCGGCACGGCGCAGGTGTTCGAGGACCTCGGCGTCGCCGCCTACAACGGCGCCGGGCAGTACCTCTCCGACGGCACGTTCCTCACGATCGCAGGCAAGATCGTCTCCGTCGAAGCGCGGCATGCGTCGGTGATCTCCAGCTTGCTTTCCGCCAATTCGATCGCCGGCAGCGGCGTGATCGATGCCAACGGGCTCGACCGCGCCCTCGCCCCGAGCGCCGTGCTCACGGCCGCGAGCGACTTCATCATCGACGATATCCGGGCCATCAACGCGTGA